The following nucleotide sequence is from Pseudonocardia sp. C8.
GGGTGGTGAGCTCCCCGACCCGCTCACGGTCACGCAGGCGCAGCCGGATACGGGCCAGCAGCTCCGCGAACTCGAACGGCTTGGTCATGTAGTCGTCGGCGCCGCCTTCGAGCCCGGTCAGCGTGTCACGGGTCGTGTCCCGGGCGGTCAGGATCACCACCGGGGTGTCGACCCGGGCCTGCCGCATCGCGCGCAGCACGGCGAACCCGTCGCCGCGCGGCAGGCCGATGTCGAGCACGACGAGGTCGAACCCGAGGCCGACGGCGTGGGCGAGGGCGGACTCGCCGTCGGCGACCACGGTCGGGGTGAACCCGTTGGCGCGCAGCCCCTTCTCCAGGAACGACGAGATGTTCGGCTCGTCCTCGACGATCAGGATGCGGCTCACGGGCGTCCCCTTCCGGTCGTGGCGGCCCGGGCCGGTAGCCCGACGGTGAACGTGGCGCCCGCCCCGGGCGGGGACTCGACCCGCACCGTGCCTCCATGTGCCTCGGCGATGGCGCGGACGATGGCCAGGCCCAGCCCGGCTCCGGCCCCGGGGCCCCGGTCGGAGGGTCCGGTCCCGCGGGAGAACCGCTGGAAGATCGCCGCCACGTCCCCGGCGGGTACGCCGGGGCCGGAGTCGGCGACCCAGAACGACACCCACGGGCGCTCGTCCTCGCCGGTGTGGAGGGCCGACCCGATCCGGATCTCGTCGCCGACCCCGGTGTGCTGGACGGCGTTCTGTGCGAGCTGGACCATCGCCTGGGTGACCCGCTGCGGGTCGAGGTCGGCCCGGTCGTCCTCACCGACGGACTCGAGGACCCACCGGCGGTCGGCGAGCGCACGGACCTTGGCGTCGATGTCGCTGGTCAGCTCCGGCACCGACGTGCGTTCGAGCCGGACGAAGTCAAGCCGGTCGGACTTCGCCAGCAACAGCAGGTCCTCCACGATGCGGCCCATCCGGTCGAGCTCGCCGGAGACGATCCGGAGCGTGGCGT
It contains:
- a CDS encoding response regulator transcription factor — its product is MSRILIVEDEPNISSFLEKGLRANGFTPTVVADGESALAHAVGLGFDLVVLDIGLPRGDGFAVLRAMRQARVDTPVVILTARDTTRDTLTGLEGGADDYMTKPFEFAELLARIRLRLRDRERVGELTTLQLGDLALDLRTRQARVDGRTVDLTAREFVLLEMFLRHPGQVLSREQILSQVWGYDFDPGSNIVDVYVRALRRKLGAECITTVRGMGYRLP